A single genomic interval of Spirosoma taeanense harbors:
- a CDS encoding Lrp/AsnC family transcriptional regulator, protein MEILDKTDRNLLALLQENARLTIQEIGQRINLSKTPVHERIKRLEREGIIDRYVTILDKKKLGNLLMVYCQVTLDKQTRDTFADFDAAVRELPEVLECNRVSGTFDYLLKIVSRDMETYNRFYQERLSSIPGTLHISSFFVMAEVKNSTVVPVD, encoded by the coding sequence ATGGAAATTTTAGATAAAACCGATCGTAACCTTCTTGCTCTCCTGCAGGAGAACGCACGCCTGACAATTCAGGAAATCGGGCAGCGGATAAACCTGTCTAAAACACCCGTTCATGAACGCATCAAGCGGCTTGAACGGGAAGGGATTATTGACCGATACGTAACGATTCTGGACAAGAAAAAGTTAGGAAATCTCCTGATGGTGTATTGCCAGGTGACGTTGGACAAGCAGACCCGCGATACGTTCGCCGACTTCGACGCGGCCGTGCGCGAACTGCCCGAAGTGCTGGAGTGCAACCGCGTTTCGGGGACGTTCGATTACCTGCTCAAAATCGTCAGCCGCGATATGGAAACCTACAACCGCTTTTATCAGGAGCGTCTGTCATCGATTCCCGGAACATTGCACATCAGCAGTTTCTTCGTTATGGCCGAGGTCAAGAACTCGACGGTGGTGCCGGTGGACTAA